From one Anguilla rostrata isolate EN2019 chromosome 12, ASM1855537v3, whole genome shotgun sequence genomic stretch:
- the foxg1c gene encoding forkhead box protein G1c: protein MEDLKAPIRFFHKSSFSISSLLLRREGVMTDGGAVVELPPPRAAKNRPHLQSGQAGKELCVRHTEYNIDYKKYNDKKVCMVREKSVAGEERRVKSGEGSDEEREDKTDGDGGRKTKYEKPPFSYNALIMMAIRQSPERRLTLSGIYEFIMGNFPYYRDNKQGWQNSIRHNLSLNKCFVKVPRHYDDPGKGNYWMLDPSSDDVFIGGTTGKLRRRSSAASKAKLAIKRGTRLASATAAGLALTGSFYWPVAPFVTIQPTTQTHTGSALGYSSSYFGSHHTNYASTVLSQTSHHISAAAAGADRLLQVTQESPFFGASGGLPRRHQMTSSASFASSALPCALSLPGPSFNLFPSQASYYYSHQIPHPTTLSTLSQEESSLPRASPGGHFVPGSNGSSDYIGTLCAEFPNYLPSNNHISSLNAILP from the coding sequence ATGGAGGACTTGAAAGCCCCCATCAGGTTTTTCCACAAGTCTTCTTTCAGCATCAGTAGCCTTCTGCTCCGACGAGAGGGAGTGATGACTGACGGTGGCGCCGTAGTAGAGTTGCCTCCTCCTCGCGCTGCCAAGAACCGACCTCATTTGCAGTCGGGACAGGCAGGTAAGGAACTTTGTGTTCGGCACACGGAATATAACATCGATTACAAGAAGtacaatgacaaaaaagtgTGCATGGTGAGAGAGAAGTCGGTCGCCGGCGAAGAAAGGAGAGTAAAAAGCGGAGAAGGGAGtgatgaagagagagaagacaagACAGACGGCGATGGAGGGAGGAAAACCAAGTACGAGAAACCTCCGTTCAGCTACAATGCGCTGATAATGATGGCGATTCGCCAAAGTCCGGAGCGTCGGCTCACCCTCAGTGGCATTTACGAGTTCATCATGGGAAACTTCCCCTACTACCGTGATAATAAACAGGGTTGGCAAAACTCAATCCGCCACAATCTGAGCCTCAACAAGTGCTTCGTCAAAGTGCCCCGGCACTATGATGATCCTGGTAAAGGCAACTACTGGATGCTTGATCCTTCCAGTGACGACGTATTTATTGGTGGCACAACTGGGAAACTACGTCGACGATCCTCTGCCGCTTCCAAAGCAAAGCTTGCCATCAAAAGGGGCACTCGCCTAGCCTCCGCCACTGCAGCTGGGCTCGCATTAACCGGGTCATTTTATTGGCCTGTGGCACCTTTCGTTACTATCCAACCTacgacgcagacacacactggctCAGCACTTGGGTATAGCTCCTCATATTTCGGGTCACATCACACTAACTATGCCTCCACCGTCTTGTCCCAGACCTCGCATCATATAAGTGCAGCGGCAGCAGGGGCCGACCGCCTGTTGCAGGTCACCCAAGAGAGTCCGTTCTTCGGGGCGAGTGGCGGCCTCCCTCGACGCCACCAGATGACTTCGTCTGCATCGTTCGCCTCGTCCGCGCTGCCTTGCGCCTTGTCACTCCCAGGTCCTTCTTTTAACCTGTTTCCCAGCCAAGCCAGCTATTATTACTCACACCAAATACCCCACCCGACGACTCTCAGCACACTGTCCCAAGAAGAATCCTCGCTTCCGAGGGCCTCTCCTGGCGGGCACTTTGTGCCTGGAAGCAACGGATCCTCGGATTACATTGGGACGCTGTGTGCCGAGTTTCCCAATTATTTACCCTCAAACAATCATATAAGTTCTCTAAATGCTATTCTCCCGTAG
- the pglyrp5 gene encoding peptidoglycan recognition protein 5, translating to MDRSIHISDVSEQSGVADGNNTELTQGVCLRLVSRSQWGALAPVSQERLKGPAQKAIIHHTALWPCRSHQDCLAQLRYTQKLHMQDRDFHDIGYNFLVGGDGTVYEGRGWGIVGAHAKGNNYDSLGIAFMGNFNDETPSLAALSSTKQLLQRGVSLGYLHPAFTLLGHRDVAKTECPGNTLYEALWLLALH from the exons ATGGACCGATCGATCCACATATCAGACGTATCCGAGCAATCGGGAGTAGCAGACGGCAACAATACAG aactgACACAAGGGGTATGTCTAAGGTTGGTGTCCCGCAGCCAATGGGGAGCCCTGGCACCTGTGAGTCAGGAGAGGCTAAAGGGCCCAGCCCAAAAAGCCATCATCCACCACACTgccctgtggccctgcaggagcCACCAAGATTGCCTGGCTCAGCTGAGGTACACACAGAAACTGCACATGCAGGACAGAGACTTCCATGACATTGGATATAA CTTCCTGGTTGGTGGAGATGGCACAGTGTATgaagggcggggctggggcatTGTTGGAGCTCATGCAAAAGGTAACAACTACGACTCCCTGGGCATCGCCTTCATGGGAAATTTCAATG ATGAAACTCCCAGTCTGGCTGCCTTGTCCTCCACTAAACAGCTGCTCCAGCGTGGGGTGAGCCTCGGGTACCTGCACCCTGCATTTACACTACTGGGACATCGAGACGTGGCCAAGACAGAGTGTCCTGGGAACACGCTGTATGAAGCATTGTGGCTCTTAGCCCTACACTGA
- the LOC135236656 gene encoding complement C1q and tumor necrosis factor-related protein 9-like — protein MDCNRGDGVCKPETTDPKPTGDRGDGPDDLKPGRTIAFTAKLDICNSYPTHKGPLRFTNVLVNEGGGYRPETGVFTCPVPGFYSFTVHVSTYGRAQFMINKNGQNVVSAYHSTLCDRKSQMASISSVIELSESDMVWVELWGSPRNDIFASQDNDTVFLGFRLG, from the exons ATGGACTGCAACCGAGGTGACGGTGTTTGCAAACCAG AAACAACAGACCCCAAGCCAACTGGAGATAGAGGTGATGGGCCTGACGACTTGAAACCAG GAAGGACCATTGCCTTCACTGCAAAGCTGGACATTTGCAACAGCTATCCAACCCACAAGGGGCCCCTGAGGTTCACAAACGTGCTGGTGAACGAGGGAGGCGGCTACAGACCCGAAACAGGTGTCTTCACTTGCCCAGTGCCCGGCTTTTACAGTTTCACTGTGCATGTGTCCACCTATGGGCGCGCACAATTTATGATCAACAAGAATGGCCAGAATGTGGTCTCAGCTTATCACAGCACCTTATGTGATAGGAAGAGCCAAATGGCCAGTATCAGCAGCGTCATTGAGCTGTCAGAGAGTGACATGGTGTGGGTGGAGCTGTGGGGATCACCCCGAAATGACATCTTTGCCTCTCAAGACAACGACACCGTCTTCTTGGGGTTCCGTCTTGGGTAG
- the LOC135236080 gene encoding myotonin-protein kinase-like isoform X2, with product MSTGTEPRELALPGTGTHGPVGLQTLLDLLVGVYQEFLSSPFAREKFVSGFLKWAEPLVRQVKKMRIQKDDFDILKVIGRGTFSEVAVARMRSTQQVYALKIMNKWDMLKRGETACYQEEREVLLKGDPLWITKLHYAFQDDNYLYLVMDYYVGGDLLTLLSKFGDRFPEDMAHFYLAEMVMAINSIHRLGYVHRDIKPDNILLTAGGHVRLGDFGSCLRLQKDGMVYSSLAVGTPDYLSPEILRAVEGGGGYGLECDWWALGICAYEMLFGTTPFYAESLTETYAKIIHFQDHFELPPAGSEVSAEARSLMAGLICEREERLGSGGFEDFANHPFFCGLDWDSLHLLPGPFQPEVSNATDTSNFDVVDDCLSDTETLCDVMDRVPVGVHLAFVGFSYTATRETGAQDHSHDIMMEIDNRPMRDSKRLLFQENLNEVWQLSEDLQATLPAMLKLPLEPGQGTADSPHCVDETIQSSAHTLDLDRRLREAERRNREIEEEMERLRKEIKTLRDIRETGDNSAPCLPLPTGHPSSPSPAAVPQGALAPGGV from the exons ATGTCGACGGGCACTGAGCCGCGGGAGCTGGCCCTGCCGGGCACGGGCACGCACGGGCCAGTGGGGCTGCAGACGCTGCTGGACCTGCTGGTGGGCGTGTACCAGGAGTTCCTGTCCTCACCCTTCGCCAGGGAGAAGTTCGTCTCGGGCTTCCTCAAGTGGG CCGAGCCCCTGGTGAGACAGGTGAAGAAGATGCGAATACAGAAGGACGACTTTGACATCCTCAAGGTGATTGGCCGCGGAACCTTCAGTGAG GTTGCCGTGGCGCGCATGCGCAGCACGCAGCAGGTCTATGCCCTGAAGATCATGAACAAGTGGGACATGCTGAAACGGGGGGAG ACAGCATGTTACCAGGAGGAGCGGGAGGTCCTGCTGAAGGGGGATCCACTCTGGATCACAAAGCTCCACTACGCCTTCCAGGATGACAACTACCTG TACCTGGTGATGGATTACTACGTTGGTGGAGACCTGCTTACGCTGCTTAGTAAATTTGGGGACCGCTTCCCTGAAGACATGGCTCACTTCTACCTGGCTGAGATGGTCATGGCCATCAACTCTATCCACAGACTGGGCTACGTACACAG GGATATCAAGCCTGACAACATCCTGCTGACGGCCGGGGGCCACGTGCGGCTGGGGGACTTTGGGTCCTGCCTGAGGCTGCAGAAGGACGGaatg gTCTACTCGTCCCTGGCGGTGGGGACTCCAGACTACCTGTCCCCTGAGATCCTGCGGGCCgtagaggggggaggggggtatggCCTGGAGTGCGACTGGTGGGCGCTTGGCATCTGCGCCTACGAGATGCTGTTCGGGACCACGCCCTTCTACGCAGAGTCTCTCACTGAGACCTATGCCAAAATCATCCACTTTCAG gATCACTTTGAGCTCCCGCCCGCTGGCTCTGAGGTGTCTGCGGAGGCGCGCTCCCTCATGGCCGGCCTGATCTGTGAGCGGGAGGAGCGTCTGGGCTCCGGGGGCTTTGAGGACTTCGCTAACCACCCCTTCTTCTGTGGCCTGGACTGGGAttccctgcacctcctccccgGCCCCTTCCAGCCCGAGGTCTCCAACGCCACCGACACCTCCAACTTCGACGTGGTGGACGACTGCCTCAGCGACACG GAGACGCTGTGTGATGTGATGGACAGGGTGCCTGTGGGGGTCCATCTGGCCTTTGTTGGCTTCTCCTACACAGCAACCAG AGAAACAGGTGCTCAGGACCACAGCCATGACATCATGATGGAGATTGATAATCGACCAATGAGAGATTCCAAACGGCTACTGTTCCAAGAGAATCTG AATGAGGTATGGCAGCTCAGTGAGGACCTGCAGGCCACCCTGCCTGCCATGCTCAAGCTCCCCCTAGAGCCGGGACAGGGCACTGCGGATTCTCCACACTGCGTGGATGAAACAATCCAGAGCTCTGCACACACTCTGGATCTAGACAG GAGACTgcgggaggcagagaggaggaacagagagatagaggaagagatggagagactgaGGAAGGAGATAAAGACCCTGAGGGACATCAGGGAGACAGGCGA caacagcgccccctgcctgcCATTACCCACTGGTCATCCCTCTTCTCCGTCacctgctgctgttccacagg gtGCGCTGGCCCCAGGTGGTGTGTGA
- the LOC135236080 gene encoding myotonin-protein kinase-like isoform X1, producing the protein MSTGTEPRELALPGTGTHGPVGLQTLLDLLVGVYQEFLSSPFAREKFVSGFLKWAEPLVRQVKKMRIQKDDFDILKVIGRGTFSEVAVARMRSTQQVYALKIMNKWDMLKRGETACYQEEREVLLKGDPLWITKLHYAFQDDNYLYLVMDYYVGGDLLTLLSKFGDRFPEDMAHFYLAEMVMAINSIHRLGYVHRDIKPDNILLTAGGHVRLGDFGSCLRLQKDGMVYSSLAVGTPDYLSPEILRAVEGGGGYGLECDWWALGICAYEMLFGTTPFYAESLTETYAKIIHFQDHFELPPAGSEVSAEARSLMAGLICEREERLGSGGFEDFANHPFFCGLDWDSLHLLPGPFQPEVSNATDTSNFDVVDDCLSDTETLCDVMDRVPVGVHLAFVGFSYTATRETGAQDHSHDIMMEIDNRPMRDSKRLLFQENLNEVWQLSEDLQATLPAMLKLPLEPGQGTADSPHCVDETIQSSAHTLDLDRRLREAERRNREIEEEMERLRKEIKTLRDIRETELSVCLPRPSLPAHHPDPTGDGATAPPACHYPLVIPLLRHLLLFHRVRWPQVVCEGYLLVCAEGTEPQAWSRKCCADLS; encoded by the exons ATGTCGACGGGCACTGAGCCGCGGGAGCTGGCCCTGCCGGGCACGGGCACGCACGGGCCAGTGGGGCTGCAGACGCTGCTGGACCTGCTGGTGGGCGTGTACCAGGAGTTCCTGTCCTCACCCTTCGCCAGGGAGAAGTTCGTCTCGGGCTTCCTCAAGTGGG CCGAGCCCCTGGTGAGACAGGTGAAGAAGATGCGAATACAGAAGGACGACTTTGACATCCTCAAGGTGATTGGCCGCGGAACCTTCAGTGAG GTTGCCGTGGCGCGCATGCGCAGCACGCAGCAGGTCTATGCCCTGAAGATCATGAACAAGTGGGACATGCTGAAACGGGGGGAG ACAGCATGTTACCAGGAGGAGCGGGAGGTCCTGCTGAAGGGGGATCCACTCTGGATCACAAAGCTCCACTACGCCTTCCAGGATGACAACTACCTG TACCTGGTGATGGATTACTACGTTGGTGGAGACCTGCTTACGCTGCTTAGTAAATTTGGGGACCGCTTCCCTGAAGACATGGCTCACTTCTACCTGGCTGAGATGGTCATGGCCATCAACTCTATCCACAGACTGGGCTACGTACACAG GGATATCAAGCCTGACAACATCCTGCTGACGGCCGGGGGCCACGTGCGGCTGGGGGACTTTGGGTCCTGCCTGAGGCTGCAGAAGGACGGaatg gTCTACTCGTCCCTGGCGGTGGGGACTCCAGACTACCTGTCCCCTGAGATCCTGCGGGCCgtagaggggggaggggggtatggCCTGGAGTGCGACTGGTGGGCGCTTGGCATCTGCGCCTACGAGATGCTGTTCGGGACCACGCCCTTCTACGCAGAGTCTCTCACTGAGACCTATGCCAAAATCATCCACTTTCAG gATCACTTTGAGCTCCCGCCCGCTGGCTCTGAGGTGTCTGCGGAGGCGCGCTCCCTCATGGCCGGCCTGATCTGTGAGCGGGAGGAGCGTCTGGGCTCCGGGGGCTTTGAGGACTTCGCTAACCACCCCTTCTTCTGTGGCCTGGACTGGGAttccctgcacctcctccccgGCCCCTTCCAGCCCGAGGTCTCCAACGCCACCGACACCTCCAACTTCGACGTGGTGGACGACTGCCTCAGCGACACG GAGACGCTGTGTGATGTGATGGACAGGGTGCCTGTGGGGGTCCATCTGGCCTTTGTTGGCTTCTCCTACACAGCAACCAG AGAAACAGGTGCTCAGGACCACAGCCATGACATCATGATGGAGATTGATAATCGACCAATGAGAGATTCCAAACGGCTACTGTTCCAAGAGAATCTG AATGAGGTATGGCAGCTCAGTGAGGACCTGCAGGCCACCCTGCCTGCCATGCTCAAGCTCCCCCTAGAGCCGGGACAGGGCACTGCGGATTCTCCACACTGCGTGGATGAAACAATCCAGAGCTCTGCACACACTCTGGATCTAGACAG GAGACTgcgggaggcagagaggaggaacagagagatagaggaagagatggagagactgaGGAAGGAGATAAAGACCCTGAGGGACATCAGGGAGACAG AGCTGAGTGTCTGCCTGCCACGCCCCTCTCTGCCTGCCCACCACCCGGACCCCACGGGGGAC GgagcaacagcgccccctgcctgcCATTACCCACTGGTCATCCCTCTTCTCCGTCacctgctgctgttccacagg gtGCGCTGGCCCCAGGTGGTGTGTGAAGGTTACCTGCTGGTGTGTGCCGAGGGAACAGAGCCGCAAGCCTGGAGCAGAAAGTGCTGTGCAGACCTGTCCTAA
- the polr2i gene encoding DNA-directed RNA polymerase II subunit RPB9, whose amino-acid sequence MDLEGGNYEPGFVGIRFCQECNNMLYPKEDKENRILLYACRNCDYQQEADNSCIYVNKITHEVDELTQIIADVSQDPTLPRTEDHPCPKCGHKEAVFFQSHSMKAEDAMRLYYVCTAPHCGHRWTE is encoded by the exons ATGGATTTGGAGGGGGGAAATTACGAGCCAGGATTCGTAGGTATTCGTTTCTGTCAAGAATG caacaaCATGTTGTATCCCAAAGAGGACAAAGAGAATCGCATCCTGCTTTACGCT tgtaggAATTGTGACTATCAGCAGGAAGCTGATAACAGCTGCATCTACGTGAACAAGATCACACATGAGGTTGA tgagctGACCCAGATCATTGCCGATGTTTCCCAGGACCCCACACTGCCCCGTACGGAAGACCATCCCTGTCCCAA GTGTGGCCACAAGGAGGCAGTGTTTTTCCAGTCTCACAGCATGAAAGCAGAG GACGCCATGCGCCTCTATTACGTGTGCACCGCCCCTCACTGCGGCCACCGCTGGACAGAGTGA